DNA from Helicoverpa zea isolate HzStark_Cry1AcR chromosome 22, ilHelZeax1.1, whole genome shotgun sequence:
TGTGTGTATTATAAACTTGAACATATTTTAAGTATGGCTTAGTTAGCCTTCGTTATAATGCAAGTGCGCTAAAAACCGTACCTAATTTAATGGGGCCCTTTAATAGCTCTTTAGATTAGATAGTTTAATttggaaaaataatatatattcaaGGCAAGGTTCTTCAGCAATTGTCCGTATTTCGTATCTGCCTGTAATATATACATAAGATACACAATTTAGCCTAGAATAGGTAACATTTAAACCaactctatttatttatttctaggaATACAAGGTGATTCCGGAGAGCCAGGTCCGCGAGGATATCCCGGAGAAACAGGAGAGCCGGGCAAGCCTGGCAGTCCCGGGCAAGCTGGAGACAAGGGCGACAAGGGCGACAGGGGCCCTCAGGGCTTTGGAGTACAGGGGCCTGAGGGACCTAGAGGACAAATAGGTAAGTAGTAGCTGACGATGAGAAAACTAGGTatttactagaatataattaaaaccTTTTAACCATTGTCATGAAATAAaggtactatttatttattacaaatcaGTAAGACTCAAAATAAACTTTAGCCTTGCGAAATATTAAAATCTtcggaataaataataaagacttTAGCAGAAAACTAGTCAAAGCACGATTTACATAAacattaagggccttactacaaaaactttaaaccctgttttacacttgtctaataaaattttggctgcaaaatgaaccatatgtcaacgtcataatttgacatttttttagacaaggtataaactgacgtttaaaagtttttgtggtaagacggtaagagtTAAGTACAAAATATTCATGTTTCACAGGTCCCATGGGCCCAGCAGGCCATCCTGGAAGAACTGGAGACAGGGGCGACCCAGGACGAGAAggtaataaaatcaaaacataTTAATTGGTATACATATCACTTCAAAATATCCGAATGTTCTTGTATATTGGTGGCAAAAGATCAAGATTTTTAGAAAATTAGCAGGCGTAATATTGTAAATTTTTTTACAGGAGCGATAGGCCCTCGCGGTCATCCAGGGCCCCGGGGCACGTGCGAGTGTCCAATGGCCTACTACGCGTATTCGCCACAAGGACTCAGTAAGGGGCCCGGATGATCAGAACTAGAACATACCTGTacttaataaaactttaaagtgATGCTCGTCGTTTTACTACATTGTATAAACCTTTTTTAAATGACTTACAGTAagtgaaaataaacaacattctaaataaaacataatttaataaaattataccaaAACATTATCGTCACTAAATACAAGAAATTATCTccatactttattttataaaaacaatgtaGGATCGCTATGATTTCCGTAGATTTAATTAAAGATATTGTTATAAATCGAGGTGTAGCCGCCATTTTagattgtgacgtcacaatatgGTGTCAGTTATTGGGTTCTATTTCGCGCACAGACTCGATGTCTGCTTTACAAAAGAAGCACTGTTTGCTGTTCAGTAAGTGTTGCATTATACAAGCtctggaaaaataataaaacattatttgtctcgctaaaaaaaaattaacagatTCCTAGAAATTTTTGCCAGTTTTGTTGTGCCAACTATTGGCACGCTCGGACTTGCATACTCATAtgcttgaatatttttcatGGATCGTTCTAGCTATTGGTGAAAATACATGAAAATCTGACAATAAGCTTTTCAGTAAGTATATCAAGTCATAACAGTAACAcagaacataaaatattgaagttCCTTTAACAAACCTGCAAGAATGATGTCCACAAGGCACAAAGGCTGTGTCAGCCGGCCTTGCATAGCATATGGTGCATAATAAGTCGGACTGCGCCCCGCTGGAGCCCGGGGACTTCGCTCTTACGATGGCGTCTCGAGCCACGCGTAGCCGATCCGCTACTATTTCTAGGGCTTTTAACTCGTCCATTGTTACATCGTCAGGGTCTAAAGAAGATGGCGTGATTCAGAATGAAAGGTACGAAGAGATAgttttaacgcattatttttatttaatttgtatttataatagtttataAGGTTGTTATATGTAACAGGAACCTTCCCTGTCGACTTCTTCTGCTGTTGAGTGcttcaacaatatttattttactgggTTAATCGTAGTCCCATCTTCAATAATTTTTCATGTATAATTCGCGTGTATAATGTTGCGTTTCCGGAGTTTGCCATTTAATTCTTGCACGTTAGTTATGATTGACTTCCCAATAGTAAACAAAGTACAAAATACTGCTGTGTATGTGAACTAGCTAACTTCAAAAACGCAAAGATATGTGGTGTGAACTGTAACCTGGTTTACttacatttataaaatgaaaagtgTTTGCTGTCTTTGGCCTTTCCAAGCATAAATTCCAGTCCATCCATTCTGAAGAGTGGTTCCGTTACTATTGCTTTCGTCACTTTGTCTAAAtgctaaaaaaaaagttatattttaaaatattccttttTCATATAGCTAATTAGACCTAAACCATCATCCACTAAAGTAAGCACCCGATATCGTTTTGAACCCAAAAGTCATATTGAAAGCTTACAAAACTCGGAATATTTGAGCTTGGAATTAAATAAGTCTGAAGCTAAGTACTGACTGCCTAAACATGGTTAAACATGGTTAATCAATGCTTTTGTTTCCTCTGAATGAGTATCGTACGTAATCGTTACCCGTAGTAggtatatttgaaataaacatcCCTAACTTTGTAGATCATTAGACCATGAAAAAATGCTCTCAGTTTGTGACTAACCTCAGGAGGCAGCTTAGAATCCAGCATCCTGATCAGACAGCCGGCCACAGGAGCCAGTGCCACATAATAGTGTACACGATCCGTGTCGGGCAGGCCCCGGGCCACTAGGCGAGCGAAACTAGCGCCCCCACCGCCGCGTATACATACTCGAGATACTACGGCCATGAGGATCTGAAATTGAAGTGGCAAAATGGTTGAGGTTGGTATAGAAATTATTAGGGGCTTCTGAAAATTCTATGAGTTCGTTTAAGATCCATTTGGGTTATTTCACTGAAAATAGCCCCACCAAAATGTTCCTAGCCTGAAAATATCCTCTTTAATACTTCgtcaacataatattattaccaTGAACAGTGTATGTAAAAAAGGTATGTCTTTTTCCAGTCTTAAAAAGTTCAAAATTCAAGCGTGCCATAAGTCGGAGAATCCGCGATTTTGACTGCCAAATTAATGAAAGACAGCCTAGAAAATGACTCACACTTTCTACCATAATAATTTCTTTTGGAAAATACATACCTGGTGGGACAAAGTTTCCATCAACATGTAATAGGTACCTGATAGGTCCTGCCCAGTAGCAGCTCGTTCTGACTGTCGCAGGCTTCTGGCTGCGTCAGCAGTAGGGGTGCCAGGTGTAGTGTCATCCCTAACGCTCTGGCTAAGCCATGGTACAAGTTCAGCATGTTAGTGAGGATACCTGACAGGTCCTGCCCAATAGTAGCTCATTCTGACTGTCGCAGGCTTCTGGCTTAGTCAGCAGCAGGGGTGCCAGGTGAAGCGTCATCTCTAACGCTCTGGCTAAACCGTGGTACAGGTCGAAGCAAGTCGCGCATAGCTTGATCTGTCGCGACTCTAAGTGAGCGTCTATACTGACGCGATCCATCTAAATGCACATTCAAGGATTAATTGTTatcaaactgaaataaaatttggttcTTTACAAAAGGTTGGTCATTCGTTCAAGGTTCCCTGGATTTGTTGCAGTTTTTAGGCGATGCCAGTTCTTTAAAACAATGGACCTTGACggttatttattatgatttttggcctttattttgtttaaaaacttgaTTGGAGGGTCATATGATCAAGGGACTTATGTTTATATTTGATAGCTACCTTCTGCTAATCTCCTCTCTTACCTCCTGCATCATCGTGATGAACtctgagaaggcccagttgagTTGACTGAGCAGCGAGTTGAGGTACGCCGCCGCGGCAACTGGATGACCCGACAAGTAGTCCTTTATCCGACTCTGGATCACTTCCGAGGGGCAGGGACCTTCGTAATCAAAGAAGATTTGCAATTTTGATGCAATGTTTACAAGATGGCGCAATTTACATATCTAGTTTTTGAGCTTAAACCAAAATATCCCACAATGTGCTCACCAATACGCATGCCCAGCACGGTGAGTACCTATGGGTAATTTCCCCTCAACTCGGGGGAGCTTTTATTCAGGGGTGGTTTGGGCTCCAACAACGAATGTACAATTTTGTGAGGTGTTTGATTAATTAAAGAGTACTTACCAAAACACTGACTCATAAGTCCTGCGTCTACTTTTGCACCGAGGTTGTTGACTGTCGGTTCTCTGTCGCCATATCTATGTGAAAGAACACGTCATAACTTCTATTAGCTTATGTACGGTTTCCCATTCACGGCTTAACCGAGCCATGAAAGATTTTACAACTTTTCACCAGCACTTCCAAACGTcgaaaatatcaatttacattGATGCAATGTATCTCCGTCGTAACGTTCACTTCAATGGGTTCCATTTAGATATTGCGCCGATAAATCTCAATGATGTAAGGCCAATATATTTCAACGCAGATTGCTGCTCACTTACACTAACAGATATTGACCAGGCGATCATTTTAATGGGGATTTGAGACCCTCGTTTGTTTTATAGAATGGTGCGCTTAAGATTTTGCCAACAATAAAGGGTGATAATGTTGCTTGTTGAGAAAGGAATAGCGAATGAAGGATACCAGATTTTATCCTTTTTTGAGTGTGTAAAATTATTGGACATTGTCTGCCTCTTATTCTGACAGTAGACAACATTTTCAAGTAGTAGTTGCTTAAAGGTAAATTCATCAGGTATCATATAAAACAGCATGCGGTTTTAAAACCTGGCAACTATAAATAAGGCCTTCTTAAAATATGTTTCTCAGACAACGCTATTACAAAAGTCTAGCGAACAATGTTCATGTATTCTTGAAAAAAATTTAGAGACAGcagtaaaaaaatagttttaataagtAAAAAGCACGCTAATCAAGTATTGTCATCAAAACTCAGatcgtgtgcaaaatttcatcctaatcgaacaccgggaagtgggtcaaattaagatttcaaaattttcttacatacatatttagttacaagtgaagctaagtAATATAAGAGTattcaaaatattgtgtaacaTAATATCCATAATAAACTATGTAAAATCGTACCTGGCAGCCAAATGTGGCCACTGTCGATGTCGGAAGCCGAACCCTGAGCCGTGCCAGAATCTGACAAGCACCCAGTTGGACTGCGCCCACGCACGGTTCTGATACGGACGCACCAGCTCCTCTACCATTGACATCTGTCTGGAGCAATGGAAGTATGCACTGTATTTGTGAAGTGTTTATACTTAGGAGATGGATTAGACAGATTAGACCATCTTTTTGTTACTTGATAGATAAAAGGTGATGGGAAGCTATTATTGCCGCGCGGAGACACCAGCAACATTAGAGAGAAGTCTTTTAAAAGGGAGTTGGTACGCTGTTTTATAAGAGGTTTGAAAGAAGTGTTGTTCTTGTGGTATAATGCCTTATAGTTGACGCTCTTAACAAACTTACTAAACGTACTTGTGAGCCTAGGTCTCTGATAGCCTTACTCCTACTGTGAATTAAATTCACAGATAACAGTATCTGATTGTCTTGCCAATTTTACGGACACTGAGTACAATTAAGCAGGGTCTGCTAGCTTGAACCCTGGAGCTTGAGAGAAGTAGTTCAGGGTACCAAAAAAGTTACATTGACATTccatttttcataaataaaccaAGTAAGTGAAATCTACATAATGAAATCTACAGgtatgatatttattatttactcacTGTTTAAGCGGTACTCTTTCAATAGCTCTCATAGTGGCCGGTTGTGTGGCGAAGGACGCTAGTGTTTGAACTAGAGACTCTCTGGTACTAGCCAACACTATGCGCTGGTCTGCGAACTCAGCACAAAGGAACGATGCGCAGGATACCACCAGCTCTTCCCATtctgagagaaaaaaaataattaaatactctAAACTTTGGTGGCTGGACAAGTCTCTTTTGGGTATAGGATCTTATTGGatttaaaaagtacctacagttCGTGCCAGTTAGAGTGTGTAGAAATAAGTCATTTAACTCCTTGCTTCTTATAGATAGATCTTGTCGAGAAGCTTTACTTGTCCGAAGGCGTCTAGTTTTGACTTCATAATATGATGCCAGTCAAacatataacaaacaaaatactacTGTGCATGTGAGGCGTCAAATGGCTTGTTGcagaaatgcaaataaaattaaaaattacagaCAAAACTGAGGGACCAAAGGGCACGTATCGAAGGACTAAAAAGATCTAAATCTATAATAACCTATATAAACGAATACAAGTTTAACCAGAAATACTCAAACGTTTCTTGACACTACTCATAAAACTCTTTTCGCTAGAGCTTTTTGCCATAACAATAAAACACTGACGTTTGAGTCTTTAAAATTAAGTGAAGTTTAAATATTCGGGTGCAAGTCACCTGGTATCTGCTGCACCGGCACAGTGGGATGCATGTAAAGCCTCAGAGTATTGCACAGTTCCAACATGGCGTCCACATGGTATTCCGGCACGAAGGCGAACAGAGACTCTGCAAATTCTTGGCCGCCTGTATCTAAGCCCAAAATAATCCGTAATATGTGCTGTGGTACTTAAGCCCTGACATTATCTACGTATACTGCTATAAGGCTGAAGAGTTTTCTTGGACATGCAAATTTTAGGAACTATTGgaattatttgaaaaagtatttcagtatttatccaggaaggttactttttatctaggtagATGGAGTAGTTCCAAAGGGACCAAATGAAACCGCAGgtggtttattattattaaatgagaATCGACGAAGATATGCATGGATTGCTTGATAGACGGTGTGTGTGTGAGTAGAAAAGAGTTAACTTGAAATATGATTTTAGAAAAGATCTATGAAAAAAAAGACCAAGCTGTGCTTATTCCAAATGGAATTGGAAAAAGTGCATGAAGATAAAtccacaaaaatatatttgtatatattatattgtatatattttatgtaattataaaaggtatatatttaatttattaaggtattatacatatatattctttttattagtataaagttgcacatttgccctaccccatcaaatcactctttcactgtaaggttggctgtaagagaacccaacactgggttaagctcgccgttgtacataatctctctgttttcagtgtgtcaaatgtatttatgtgtgcaataaagaataataaaaagtagTATTTGCATAGTTCATTGATTTTTTCATCACTTAAGCAATCTTTAACTCTTTGAAAACCTTTCATTACAGTTTGTTATCACTATAATTATCAGGTTTGCTTTTGGATTAGCAGACTGAATATTAATGCTTACGATTTGAGGATCCTATTTGTGAATTGGACCCTGTTCTAGGAGTTGCCGCTCTTGATGTGGGACTCTGGggactgaaaatatttaaaagctgTACATAACACATATTATTACTACGAGCGGCGAAAGCATTTTGCTCTCAAGAATAAAgtgttcgatttcaggtcaggaatcaattatttttttctaatatgtCATTTACTAAAAGTATCATTGACGGCAATAACTGAGGGTGAAAAAAACCTCGTTGAGTTAACCTGGACGAGCGAAAGTGTGGAAGACCTAATCCGCTTTGATCAGGCCTGGTCATTAATACTCATTCTTTATCAGTGTGAGAAGAGACTTACGTCCATCAATAGGTTTAcaaaaagatgatgatgagcacGAACCTTTGATCAGAACTGGAGGTATATTCAAGCTGCAGTGATGCGTAACTGGTGCCTCCCAGTAGAGAGCTTTTGCCGGGAAGTATTTCCTTACTCGCCACCTGTGCATACTGAACAAAGGTCAATTTATGAAGAATCAATGTAAAAGTATTAGGTAAAGGCTGGTGTATAAAATACAAAGGTAAAATGTTAATCAAGttaaaaccatattttttaCAGTTAAGCAAAATTAGATTTATGGTTAAAGGTAATTAgttaaatactgtttttttgcaaaaaaaaaaaaatcagagaGTGTGCTGTGGCAACATGAGAAAAAAGGAGCCGTGTTTTAGTAATTTCCATCATTTAACATAATCAACGatagaataatattttagaCCATATTTTAGACCACATACAGATACATTCACATGTATCGTTGGATTTCTATTATCCATCCGTTGATTTGCGATTAGAGCTTAAATTTTGACGTTTGCTCCTTGTAAATTATATGAAACATTGtatgttaattaaaatgctAAATTGAAATTGCAAAACTCACTTGCACATGTGTGGCGTAGTCCGGGTCTGAAGAAAGTCGTAACGAGTGCAGGGTCCCGGAGAAGTGTTTTGCTAGTTCCGTCTGTCTCTGCTTCGTCCATATTGCGCCTATCACCCACGCCATTTGTAACGCTCCTGCTTCTAACTTCTCCTATCAgagatattgttttattttaagttctCTAGTAAATCTTGCCTTAACTTAACTCAAATTAGGCAATCCTAATGTTATTTTTGACTAGATTCGTCGAATTCaacttttgaaaattaatagatcCTTTTATTTAtccctttatttatttctagtcGTTAATGTAATTATGCACTTAGCAAAAAAGTTAGCTATAAGTGCTGACCTCGTAAACCGTTTTGGATCTCTCTAACTCCTTGAGCATATTTTccattaattgttttttaatctTATCTTCTTCCGACTGTATATTCTCAGCACctgaataaaaattatgtatatCGTTAATGCGCTTTCGCTTCGCTATGCTATCTACGCGTTTTGTTAATGGCGTTGTTTATCTAACAAAGCTTTCACACGAGCGGAAAAAAATTGTAGCGCTATTTCAGGTGGCATCTTTGTACcgaaagttttcagtcgtttGCTGTCTATACGAGCATGGTCGTGGGGAAAAATCGAGCGGACCATCCGTTAGAGTGAAAGcgcagtaaaaaataataaactaaaagtgCTTCTTATTATAGGTTTTTGAATGAAATCGATGTACCACATCAATGTGTCAAGGATCTTGTACTACaagtatataggtaggtacactagGTACATTATAAAGGATGAAACAGACCTGTCCCAGTCTGCAGCTCCGCGGTAACAGTGTATATCCGATGTTCGATGTCGTGCAGACAATCCGCCATGTCCAGTTGATTGTCTCTGAGCTCACATAACTGTGATAATAAAACAAGACGGTTAAAGGATTTTATGTTATCACTTAAATGCAGTTTGTTGAACAATGTTACGTTACAATTTGTAGGTGATGTGTGCTATGGAAAAATTACTAGACTGTTTACTTGTGAAAGAAATACTGaattaagaaaagaaaattattctGGCAAGATTAATTCCGTAATGTCAAAAACAATTGATACAATACTTGAGAAATTAAGGACACTCAGGAAAAACGACCTTTTGGAGATAATTTAATAAGGCGGACAACCTCAAAGAACGCCAAACTTCCCTGTAAAATATCTCAAGACTTTTCCCTTTTCGACTAACATTTGCAATTCTTGTTGCAATTTTTACAGGCTAACAGATGTTCAAAGCAAACAGAAACATCAGTAAACTGCATACCACGCGGTGTGCAGGCGAGACGTGACCACGAGGTTTATAGTCGTGGGACACGCTACTGTGCATAGACATACAGACAAGTTGTAAACTTTATTGTACGTGACAGAGACAATGTGGTTTTTAACATCAAAACGTTTGGGCGGTTTCGGCttttaaaacaatcaaaattaagtaaaggTTCAAATTCCAGACTTGATAATTTCCTCCTTTTTATGACTTTGTATGAAGAAGATGACCGCTTCAGAGAATCATTTAAGTGCGAAAAATATCACCCACGTTTATATATCTTTCTagcataattatgtataaatatagATGGTTGATGGTTATTATTAAGACTTTTTATTACTACAATAACTGAGCCATTTACATCTATTCATTGtgatcaatgtttttatttgtttcctaCTTTCCCTAAAATAAAAGAAGCAAATAGAATAACAGAACGTTCATTCAGCAATATATCCCCTTTCATCCCCATACATACCTTCTCAGCATGCTTGATAGCCGCCCCATGGTACAAGGCGAGCAGGCCGTCGACCAGGCGAAGGTATGCCGACCTGATGTCAATGGAGCCAGCACCAGGCATCATGGACCTCGTGCCTTTGAGTGCCAGCGCTGTTTCACCTGTTGTTCTGTATGGACAGGTTATGGAGTCAGAAATCTTTGGtgacattacaaaaaatatatattatatgacTTACATGAATACTTTTAAatggacaatattttttttacttttgttaaaagttaaaagctACTTAAATCTCATTTAAATAGGTTTGTCGGTATTTAAGTTACGAATCGAAATAGGCACGTACATACAGTCTGAAATGGAATTCATCGGCAATATTTTTACTACGTGTTTTACTCATGATTGCTTTTTTGGCTAATAAAATAGTGaaccaaacttaaaaaaaaaaacgcacaaAAACTTCCTATTAtcaaactgaaaaataaaataaacaaatcaatttCTACGAAACAGCAGAATTTGCTTACAACAAGTTTGTATGGAATATTTTGATCCAAGCCACGTGTATGGATTTTAATCAAACAACTGTTCGTATTTTGACGGGTACTGTGCGGATTCCCAGAAATTCGTGTTAAGCCGAGAAGTCGAAGTTTTAGGTGCAATGGGAATTACATTTTGAAATGTTGCTATGCAGTATCTTATTTTCatgatattttgaaaatgtatgtaattttgaAGTATTTACAAGCTACTTTTTAATACACAGGAAGCATTTTTTTCtacgtttgtttgtacccttaaaGCTCCGGAAATTCTGAACccatttgaaaatttcttccactgttggaaagctacactcttcacgagtagcataggctatattttatcccagtatcAGTAATAGTTCCTAAGGGACGGgcgcgaaaccgcgggaaaacgcctagtaataaataaaaaatactttatcgccagaatgctacgccgtagcagtgGCTACGCCGTAGCCGGACGCTACGTAGCTTTATTGCATTTTTGTTCAACAGCTATCTCTTTAGTAAATGCCAGCTAACCAATTTTGGTTAGAGGCCAATTTTCACTGCACTAAAATACAGCCTTGTTGGGAAATTTCAGAATGTCTACATTACAAGCTTAATAGGTCTAAGTTTAAAAGTGGAAAGTACAAAATTGTGGAAGGCCAAAGAGATTATTTTATATGGGAGAAGgttgttacatattttataatattatatagcatAGCCTATCAGGAAGCTATCTCACGGATATATTATATCTTTTGGTTTCACAGTTCTCGGATAGTAGTAcctggcagaaattataagcagcctcTATCGGGTAGATACCTGACACTTTATCAGTAATCAGTGAAACCGGGCTTACATAATCCTAATAGTTTTCTATGTATTTCCCTTTTAAAATACCATCTACCTACATACATTAACCATGCTCTCACTTCAAGTAAAATCAttgatatataaaataatacagtaCCTGTTAGGCACCGGTGGCATCGGAGGATGCATGAACCTCGCCATTGAGGAGATGACCTGAGGCAAGGTCGCTAACCCTGGCGACCCGGCAGCCATGTCACTAACACCTGGTGACGTTCAATGGTAGAATGATCAAGGATTGCAAATGTTCTATCCATATTTCTGAAGATCATGATGACCTGAAAATTGTTTGTCGAAGGGGCAGGAATGGTGAATGAACTAGTTAAAAGGACTGCGTACATTGTTAGCGCTTACAGTAGGCAGGTAGGCACAAGtaggttattattattttctttattgaagaaaaaatgTACAATTTCTCAGTAGCAGCCTCTAGTTTGAGCTCATTTCTGACAATAGCTACAGCTACATCAtaatctgcctagtcttttcttttgttttttaggtTCGTTTTCCTTTTCCTAACATAGGATATAAAATAGAACCGTCTTTCAAAACCACTAAGTACGTTCAGGTACACAGTAACTTTAAAGTCATCATCTTcgcccgagccttttcctaactatgttggggtcggcttccagtctaaccggatgcagctgagtaccagtgttttacaaggagcgactgcctatctgacctcctcaacccatttactcgggcaacccaatacccttgttAAGACACAGTAATTCTAAAGTCATGATGTTATATCAAATGACCACTCCAAGTCGGCGAGTAGTCCAGGGTCCTTAACAAAAGCGAGTCGTTGTGGGACCAACCGCGCGGCGAGTTGTGATGGACTGACCGCGACCGTCGCGCGCCAGCCTCCCAAGCCTGATCGGCCAGTCGGGGCACCTCTATacaatgaaattatataaaaaaaatgctgcaATATTGCCATTTGGTTACACCAACCAGTACGGGATTGGTTCAGTTTGTAGGTCGGATAGTTATCAATATCCTCCATTCATATCCCATTTTCCTTCTTGTAGCTCGGGTAGTACCTACTTTGTAGTATTTTACAGTCAATTAATTTCTAGACTAAATACGGCAGCCATTTTATGACCTAACACTAACTATGTATGTGGTTACTATTGCACATGAAGATAAGCGGTTACAAAAGGATCACAGATGACCTGCTATCAGAGAATAGCATATCTCACGTGCCAATTGTGCGGTGATCTATTAAACACAGAAACGCTGCTTGATAGCAATTAAGGGAAGGTACAGTTCTCGTCAAACTCTATGGCAGCGCGGCACATTGTGCAAATCACACCATTTTTGTTTAAGATATTGAGTTCGACGAGATCTATAATGCTGGTTGTATTTCTCCGACCCCTCCGACCCGAAATAGTGTAACTGAGATgaatttacctacatatttgtaaGTAATAAGTGTTTGTTGTACCTTACCTGTATCAATTCCTCCAGCGCGATTGTAGTTAGGTTCAAAACTCTGTATGAATGGATTGTCTTCTCCCAAAACACCCACTAGGTCTTGTCTGTCAAAAATTGGTATTTATTAAAGGTTCCGACAGTAGCGATTACATTAACCTCTACAATACAGCCCAATCGTACAGGCTAAACAAGCTCTTCTCCGCGGTTCCCAGAGTTCCCACGGTACTATTTCctgcacttggataaaaaagTACCCAATGTCCTTTCTCAGACTTTAGACTAGCTATGTAATAGGCAAAGCCACAGCTCTCTATAAATTAGATATGGAGATTTACAAGTACTTTTTCCGTCAATTTTTGTCTTTCTTACCTCAATGTCCTGACTAGAAAGGGCAATACTCCACCAAGACGGTCAACGTTGTAGAAGTCCAGTTCTCCGTCAATAAACGTTCGAGCCGGCAAGTGGGGGTTTGTATGTCTAGAAATAAATGTCTTTTAAATATACGGCGTGTGTAagagtttatttaatttctactttatgtacaaactgtaaaatgtagtttagaaaataatgagatatttttgtgaaaagtcCAAGACTAAGATTGAAATTAGCGTCAacataaatgtcagttttcttaacgCAACTGTTTA
Protein-coding regions in this window:
- the LOC124641539 gene encoding E3 ubiquitin-protein ligase RNF123-like, whose product is MMNVLRSMFGVCSSSAEKGEVHDTIRRVFGNEMVMKDNTDRHFQRSKYVSHIRENLPKMLDAKVLSHKSKPKKHAPVIPETTDTTDDRFGRIGPKIVVFDASTGTGRLVLVGDERVSVQGLSSFATIRATACVYAGRWMYEVQLGTKGIMQIGWCTASCIFSMDTGVGDTAHSYAYDGGRVRKWNVATSPYGQAWLPGDVIGSCIDLDKGVLEFYRNGISMGLAFDKVTHGAGLAYFPAVSLAMQEHLYANFGHVPFVFPVEGYAALQAPPNRECARAALLFKSLDALLDELARPSDMKTSLTARSSKSKSDSSKAAEEEVALRIHSSGSVYSPRASPHAIVDAQNTEVRKMSKKAFLMSLSRLVVVELGTVLRLSYVVVAELLPRLRGLIGLKSRSIHTDQHAAEFYVKCKDENFVGLAAKLLAQPQPRLCMMLDLLWTFLDESALCDVLEHCVVRECLLFDLVSQDMYFNQQMEGVFVLCGMMQHRETRHHLVKYVFFNKITFDNFLNVKCPDDTVLRTVIRKPWWQRPTSVQGETDPRIAEMAEKGTIKRSPFAPTGTEKISKLLPTVQDDSALEAQYREDCSKITKAVAPLEQVQLEFLLLLLDNTDGTNMVPSTRKIFLEKFRRYIMDNCILDMRLFNISRNSPAISWCCHSRLLTAVLRLWNENPIGNPHTNPHLPARTFIDGELDFYNVDRLGGVLPFLVRTLRQDLVGVLGEDNPFIQSFEPNYNRAGGIDTGVSDMAAGSPGLATLPQVISSMARFMHPPMPPVPNSLTTGETALALKGTRSMMPGAGSIDIRSAYLRLVDGLLALYHGAAIKHAEKLCELRDNQLDMADCLHDIEHRIYTVTAELQTGTDSISEEDKIKKQLMENMLKELERSKTVYEEKLEAGALQMAWVIGAIWTKQRQTELAKHFSGTLHSLRLSSDPDYATHVQVASKEILPGKSSLLGGTSYASLQLEYTSSSDQSPQSPTSRAATPRTGSNSQIGSSNRGQEFAESLFAFVPEYHVDAMLELCNTLRLYMHPTVPVQQIPEWEELVVSCASFLCAEFADQRIVLASTRESLVQTLASFATQPATMRAIERVPLKQQMSMVEELVRPYQNRAWAQSNWVLVRFWHGSGFGFRHRQWPHLAARYGDREPTVNNLGAKVDAGLMSQCFGPCPSEVIQSRIKDYLSGHPVAAAAYLNSLLSQLNWAFSEFITMMQEMDRVSIDAHLESRQIKLCATCFDLYHGLARALEMTLHLAPLLLTKPEACDSQNELLLGRTCQILMAVVSRVCIRGGGGASFARLVARGLPDTDRVHYYVALAPVAGCLIRMLDSKLPPEHLDKVTKAIVTEPLFRMDGLEFMLGKAKDSKHFSFYKYPDDVTMDELKALEIVADRLRVARDAIVRAKSPGSSGAQSDLLCTICYARPADTAFVPCGHHSCRACIMQHLLNSKQCFFCKADIESVREIEPNN